From the genome of Populus alba chromosome 10, ASM523922v2, whole genome shotgun sequence, one region includes:
- the LOC118061558 gene encoding uncharacterized protein — protein sequence MESAKQQSSETSSTEENYDRQEQVKEDLSSRTPISAKRSYECSFCKRGFTNAQALGGHMNIHRKDRANRTKDKQLASSSSVSSKAREEIKNPRYMVPNSSEPTKYYPVSEAQRNYGTYFQQPGSNPREPYSYKHDSNDFLVPRSQSLSMNDELWSTSIGLQIGSSKIQDNGGNRRVSDDDEVDLELRLGHDR from the coding sequence atggaGTCGGCAAAACAACAAAGCTCGGAGACTTCAAGTACTGAAGAAAATTATGATCGTCAAGAACAAGTCAAAGAGGACTTATCAAGCCGTACACCAATCTCTGCTAAACGCTCATATGAATGTTCTTTTTGCAAGAGAGGCTTCACCAACGCGCAGGCCTTAGGGGGGCACATGAACATACACCGCAAAGATCGAGCTAATCGAACCAAAGACAAGCAACTTGCAAGTTCTTCGTCAGTATCAAGCAAAGCCCGCGAGGAAATCAAGAATCCTAGATATATGGTACCAAATTCAAGTGAACCCACGAAGTACTATCCGGTTTCGGAGGCTCAGAGGAATTATGGAACGTATTTTCAGCAACCAGGATCTAACCCTAGAGAGCCATATAGTTACAAACATGACAGTAATGATTTTCTTGTGCCGAGATCTCAATCCTTGAGCATGAATGACGAGCTTTGGAGTACAAGTATAGGCTTGCAAATTGGGTCTTCCAAAATACAAGATAACGGAGGGAACAGGAGGGTTTCTGACGATGATGAAGTCGATTTGGAGCTTAGACTTGGCCATGACCGCTAA